In Nocardia sp. NBC_00403, one DNA window encodes the following:
- a CDS encoding D-alanine--D-alanine ligase family protein, which produces MTYVAVHGGWGEDGHLQSWLEMLGVPFTGPRSDACSAAWHKSRALAILQVASVPTAPRVIYRANDPVAESEVRRILGDGPAVVKPATGGSSVNISAVRGIEELHLLDDLAASEGELLVESYLSGREFTVGVLGEEVFPVVEILLASSLFDYQAKYQIGAVTEVCPAEISSEFSEQLQEIAMRAHRALGFCRYSYSRIDFRCDADGMPVCLEVNALPGLTPGSLLPLAASRVGLSYSQLTERIVDLGVGRVGGALAVRARG; this is translated from the coding sequence ATGACTTACGTTGCGGTGCACGGCGGATGGGGGGAGGACGGGCATTTGCAGTCGTGGCTCGAAATGCTGGGTGTTCCGTTCACCGGCCCCCGCAGCGATGCCTGTTCTGCCGCATGGCACAAGTCGCGAGCCCTTGCGATCCTTCAGGTCGCGTCCGTGCCGACGGCGCCCCGTGTTATTTATCGAGCGAATGATCCGGTTGCCGAGTCGGAGGTGCGGCGGATTCTCGGTGATGGACCGGCCGTCGTGAAGCCGGCGACTGGAGGCTCCAGCGTCAATATTTCTGCCGTTCGTGGAATCGAAGAGCTCCACTTGCTCGACGACTTGGCTGCATCGGAGGGGGAACTGCTTGTGGAGTCATACCTTTCCGGCAGGGAGTTCACGGTGGGAGTGTTGGGAGAAGAAGTATTCCCTGTCGTTGAAATACTGTTGGCATCTTCACTATTCGACTATCAGGCCAAGTATCAGATAGGTGCGGTCACTGAAGTGTGTCCCGCTGAGATATCCTCAGAATTTTCTGAGCAGTTGCAGGAAATTGCGATGCGCGCGCATCGAGCGCTGGGTTTTTGTCGGTACTCGTACTCCCGCATCGACTTTCGCTGCGACGCCGATGGAATGCCGGTGTGCTTGGAGGTCAACGCTCTTCCAGGCCTCACCCCGGGCAGCTTGCTGCCCTTGGCTGCGTCCAGGGTCGGATTGTCGTACTCGCAACTCACGGAACGCATCGTCGATCTCGGGGTGGGGAGAGTCGGTGGTGCTCTGGCTGTCAGGGCGCGTGGATGA
- a CDS encoding COG4705 family protein: protein MVNNTARSLLVDYKLPQVTVMFWVLKIAATTLGETGGDLLAQTLGLGYAQASLLFLAIFIVGVLVQLRVRRFHPALYWTVIAATSTAGTTMSDLINRGPGSDTSTDGGLGYGVGAIILISGLVTVFVIWKFSGQTFDVANITTVRGEVLYWAAILLSNTLGTSLGDYLSDSSGLGYWGSAMLIAVIMVVISAAHYFTGLSGVLLFWMAFVLTRPLGATAGDWLSKPHASGGLALGTYGTSAALLAILVLGITYSYRKNRRTMVIEPSDVESALINGSDTTSETSGSRR, encoded by the coding sequence ATGGTGAACAACACTGCTCGCAGTCTGCTGGTCGACTACAAGCTTCCCCAGGTCACGGTGATGTTCTGGGTGCTCAAGATCGCCGCGACCACGCTGGGGGAGACCGGTGGGGACCTGCTGGCGCAGACGCTCGGGCTCGGCTACGCGCAGGCGTCGCTGTTATTTCTTGCCATCTTCATAGTCGGTGTGCTGGTCCAATTGCGAGTGCGCCGATTCCATCCCGCGCTCTACTGGACGGTCATCGCCGCGACCAGCACGGCGGGCACGACGATGTCGGACCTGATCAACAGGGGGCCCGGCTCGGACACATCTACCGACGGCGGACTCGGCTACGGCGTCGGCGCGATCATTCTCATCTCCGGATTGGTCACCGTCTTCGTGATCTGGAAGTTCAGCGGGCAGACGTTCGACGTCGCGAACATCACCACCGTGCGCGGCGAAGTGCTGTACTGGGCCGCGATCCTGCTGTCCAATACCCTGGGGACTTCCCTCGGCGATTATCTGTCCGATAGTTCGGGACTCGGATACTGGGGCAGCGCCATGCTCATCGCTGTCATCATGGTCGTCATCTCGGCCGCTCACTACTTCACCGGGCTCTCCGGTGTCCTGCTTTTCTGGATGGCCTTCGTGCTGACCCGCCCGCTCGGCGCGACTGCTGGCGACTGGCTGTCCAAACCACACGCCAGTGGTGGCCTCGCGCTCGGCACGTACGGAACTTCCGCGGCATTGCTGGCGATTCTGGTATTGGGGATTACCTACAGCTATCGAAAGAATCGTCGTACGATGGTAATCGAGCCGAGCGACGTCGAGTCTGCGCTGATCAATGGCAGCGACACTACGTCCGAGACTTCGGGGTCCAGGCGGTAG
- a CDS encoding COG4705 family protein gives MSETTRSEAAAVHVLLSKVPAVTVWFWIIKILCTTVGESVADWINVTLGVGLSLTAVIFTLVLAAVLGWQLRLDRYVPFVYWLSVVVLSVTGTLYTDILTDNRGVPLALSTGIFTAVLVIVFGMWFAREQTLSIHSIVTLPRELFYWLAVLVTFALGTAAGDWTLELTGWGPGTSVLLPVGLIIAIVIGRRLGANAVLSFWLAYILTRPLGANLGDWLASPATDHGLGVGTAATSVIFLAAILASVVYLTRTHRDVIAAAERTHTPTVTTRPDRERVMIGYYVAVAVATGALLVWAAAQPHATVTSEDDATAAPEVTSLSSGEATTHFPQVEVAKFRTIAQDTLLKVQAGDQAGAKAQIKDLETAWDDDEATLRSLDKNAWNALDEQIDSALKAVRAGKPDNATETKALTALLTALG, from the coding sequence GTGAGCGAGACAACGAGATCCGAGGCCGCTGCGGTCCACGTGCTGTTGAGCAAGGTGCCCGCGGTTACGGTGTGGTTCTGGATCATCAAGATCCTGTGCACGACCGTGGGAGAGAGCGTCGCCGACTGGATCAACGTGACGTTGGGTGTCGGTCTGAGCCTTACCGCTGTTATTTTTACGCTCGTGCTCGCCGCGGTGCTGGGGTGGCAGTTGCGTCTGGACCGCTATGTGCCGTTCGTCTATTGGCTTTCGGTCGTCGTGCTGAGCGTGACGGGCACCCTGTACACCGACATCCTCACCGACAATCGGGGTGTTCCGCTCGCACTGAGCACCGGCATCTTCACGGCGGTTCTGGTCATCGTCTTCGGGATGTGGTTCGCTCGGGAGCAGACACTGTCGATCCACAGCATCGTCACACTGCCGAGAGAGCTGTTCTATTGGCTCGCGGTCCTTGTCACCTTCGCCCTCGGCACGGCGGCTGGTGACTGGACATTGGAACTGACCGGTTGGGGGCCTGGTACTTCGGTACTTCTGCCGGTCGGCTTGATCATCGCGATCGTGATCGGCCGGCGGCTGGGTGCGAACGCGGTGCTGTCGTTCTGGCTCGCCTACATTCTGACCCGCCCGCTAGGGGCGAACCTCGGCGACTGGCTCGCGTCCCCGGCGACCGATCACGGCCTCGGAGTGGGTACTGCCGCCACCAGCGTGATCTTCCTCGCCGCGATCCTCGCATCGGTGGTGTACCTGACCCGCACCCACCGCGATGTCATCGCGGCGGCAGAACGGACCCACACACCGACCGTGACCACGCGTCCGGATCGTGAGCGGGTCATGATCGGCTACTACGTCGCAGTCGCTGTCGCGACGGGTGCGTTACTCGTGTGGGCCGCCGCACAGCCGCACGCAACAGTGACGAGCGAGGACGACGCCACAGCGGCGCCCGAGGTCACGTCACTGTCTTCAGGCGAGGCGACAACGCATTTCCCGCAGGTAGAAGTAGCGAAGTTCCGTACCATTGCCCAGGACACACTTCTGAAAGTTCAAGCTGGCGACCAGGCCGGCGCGAAGGCCCAGATCAAGGACCTCGAAACTGCATGGGACGACGACGAGGCAACCCTGCGTTCCCTGGACAAGAACGCATGGAACGCGCTGGATGAGCAGATCGACAGCGCCCTGAAGGCGGTACGGGCCGGCAAACCCGACAACGCGACCGAGACGAAGGCTCTCACCGCGCTATTGACCGCACTTGGTTGA
- a CDS encoding alpha/beta hydrolase, with protein MTSTVRLAAAVGSIVAIAISMSASARQPAASTIADLIYASVDGSDLRLDLYLPATTGPAPLVVYFHGGGWSSGSRKNYGKLRWQADERTPFAQLVAAGYAVAAVDYRLSSQAQWPAQIFDAKAAVRWLRASAEIYRIDPNHVAAWGDSAGGYVAAMLGTSGDVPELEGSEGSAGYSSRVQAVADWFGPIDLLSIDDQALDDGRRRIHLAEGSGESLLLGCVATACPERARAASPISYVSRDDPPVLLQHGRFDHVVPFGQSVEFRDALNRAGVRTEFHAYDCDHEFEGVDAPPKEIRAALITFLGRTFGR; from the coding sequence ATGACGTCGACAGTTCGTCTCGCAGCCGCGGTCGGCTCGATTGTGGCGATCGCGATATCGATGTCCGCGTCCGCACGGCAACCTGCCGCGTCCACGATTGCCGACCTGATCTATGCGTCGGTCGACGGTAGCGACCTGAGACTCGATCTGTATCTGCCGGCCACCACCGGACCAGCACCGCTGGTCGTGTACTTCCATGGCGGTGGATGGTCGAGCGGTTCGCGGAAGAACTATGGAAAGCTACGATGGCAGGCCGACGAGCGAACACCGTTCGCACAATTGGTCGCGGCCGGTTACGCGGTGGCAGCCGTGGACTATCGCCTCAGTAGTCAGGCGCAGTGGCCCGCCCAGATCTTCGACGCGAAGGCCGCGGTGCGGTGGCTGCGCGCCAGTGCCGAAATCTATCGCATCGACCCGAATCATGTTGCAGCGTGGGGAGATTCGGCCGGTGGCTATGTCGCGGCGATGCTGGGCACCTCGGGTGATGTACCCGAACTCGAAGGGAGCGAGGGCAGTGCCGGTTACTCGAGCCGAGTGCAGGCGGTCGCCGATTGGTTCGGCCCCATTGATCTGCTCAGCATCGACGATCAAGCCCTCGATGATGGTCGCCGCAGGATTCATCTCGCGGAGGGTTCTGGAGAGTCGTTGCTACTGGGTTGTGTCGCCACTGCGTGTCCCGAGCGGGCCCGCGCTGCCAGTCCGATCAGCTACGTCAGTCGCGATGATCCACCAGTCCTGTTGCAGCACGGGCGTTTCGACCATGTGGTGCCTTTCGGTCAAAGTGTTGAATTTCGTGATGCGTTGAACCGCGCAGGGGTGCGTACCGAATTCCACGCCTACGACTGTGATCACGAATTCGAGGGGGTCGACGCACCGCCGAAGGAGATCCGCGCTGCGTTGATTACCTTTCTCGGGCGGACCTTCGGGCGTTGA
- a CDS encoding response regulator transcription factor, with protein sequence MRVLLVEDEELLAETVRRGLELEGFVVQVAATGPDGLWLATEERFDIIVLDIMLPGLSGYEVLRRIRTRDVQTPVLMLTAKNGDHEEADALDLGADDYLTKPFSFVVLIARVRALLRRQTPQQRPILSAGDLVLDPARRSVRRGAVALTLTPREFALLEFLLRRKGVVVSKQEILRNVWDAHYEGPENVVEVYVGYLRKKIDVPFGRSVIETHRGVGYRLAENG encoded by the coding sequence GTGAGGGTCTTGCTGGTAGAGGACGAAGAGCTATTGGCCGAAACTGTGCGTCGTGGACTGGAGTTGGAAGGGTTCGTGGTGCAGGTGGCCGCCACCGGGCCCGACGGACTGTGGCTTGCGACCGAAGAGCGCTTCGACATCATTGTGCTCGACATCATGCTGCCCGGTCTGAGCGGGTACGAAGTGCTGCGACGGATCCGCACTCGGGATGTGCAGACACCAGTGTTGATGCTGACTGCCAAGAACGGGGATCACGAGGAGGCGGACGCACTGGATCTCGGTGCGGACGACTATCTGACGAAGCCATTTTCGTTCGTGGTTCTGATCGCGAGAGTGCGCGCGTTGTTGCGGCGGCAGACTCCGCAGCAGCGGCCGATCCTGAGCGCTGGTGATTTGGTGTTGGATCCGGCGAGGCGTTCGGTTCGACGCGGCGCGGTGGCGTTGACGCTCACCCCGCGGGAGTTCGCGCTACTGGAATTCTTGTTGCGGCGCAAAGGGGTTGTGGTCAGTAAGCAGGAGATCCTGCGGAATGTGTGGGACGCGCACTACGAGGGTCCGGAGAACGTGGTCGAGGTGTACGTGGGGTATCTGCGCAAGAAGATCGACGTGCCGTTCGGTCGGTCTGTCATCGAAACCCACCGTGGGGTGGGTTACCGGCTCGCCGAGAATGGTTGA
- a CDS encoding sensor histidine kinase → MHSFEVVVRPSRWGLRVRSALICAGVVAIVLGVGAIAWLWLLHRSLIGSLDAATSARVDDIAAQLVGSGPADLSPGLFTTEGHIDVVQILDATGTVVRSSGGAPSGALIAVPDSAVTTGRSLGGEADLRASARTLDASSGTFTVLAATSGEPVEDTLKEVTIGIALCGPVVVLAAASATYTLVGRSLASVEAIRAHVASIGAERLAERVPVPVAQDEIARLAATMNAMLDRVQAGRDAQRRFVGDASHELRSPLATMIAALEVGRDHPDFVDRELIATTLLPEAERMRHLIEDLLTLAATDEHGLALRTTDVDLDDLAATAAALLRHHHPALHVTTDLHPVRLTGNQQALERVLRNLADNAATHSKSRVVLTTRATDRRALFIVDDDGPGIPISDRARVFERFVRLQDDRSRNSGGTGLGLAIVAQLVAAHHGSVTIEDGPHGGTRVVVELPIDQHPT, encoded by the coding sequence ATGCACTCTTTCGAGGTCGTCGTACGCCCCTCGCGCTGGGGGCTACGTGTTCGTTCGGCCCTGATCTGCGCCGGCGTTGTGGCCATCGTGCTCGGTGTGGGCGCGATTGCGTGGCTGTGGCTGTTGCACCGATCGCTGATCGGCTCCCTCGACGCCGCCACCAGCGCCCGGGTCGATGACATCGCTGCGCAACTCGTCGGCTCAGGACCCGCCGATCTCAGTCCCGGGCTGTTCACTACCGAGGGGCACATCGATGTCGTCCAGATTCTCGATGCGACGGGCACGGTTGTGCGATCCTCCGGGGGCGCGCCCTCGGGTGCGTTGATCGCTGTGCCGGATTCTGCAGTGACCACCGGCCGATCGCTCGGTGGCGAGGCCGATCTGCGTGCGTCGGCCAGGACGCTGGACGCCTCGTCAGGCACGTTCACCGTGCTGGCAGCCACAAGCGGTGAACCGGTCGAGGACACCCTCAAGGAGGTCACTATCGGCATCGCCTTGTGCGGACCGGTGGTCGTCCTGGCCGCCGCGTCCGCCACCTACACACTGGTCGGCCGATCCTTGGCATCGGTCGAGGCAATCCGCGCGCACGTCGCAAGCATCGGCGCCGAACGGCTCGCCGAGCGAGTCCCGGTCCCTGTCGCCCAGGATGAGATCGCCCGACTTGCCGCGACGATGAATGCGATGTTGGACCGCGTGCAGGCGGGACGCGATGCACAACGCCGCTTCGTCGGGGACGCCTCCCACGAGTTGCGTAGCCCGCTGGCCACGATGATCGCAGCACTCGAGGTCGGCCGCGACCATCCCGACTTCGTCGACCGCGAACTGATCGCCACCACCCTGCTCCCCGAAGCCGAGCGGATGCGCCACCTGATCGAGGATCTGCTGACCTTGGCCGCAACCGACGAGCATGGACTCGCACTGCGCACCACCGACGTCGACCTCGACGACCTGGCTGCCACAGCGGCCGCGCTGCTGCGTCACCATCACCCGGCACTGCACGTCACCACCGATCTGCACCCGGTCCGGCTGACCGGCAATCAGCAGGCGCTCGAACGCGTGCTGCGCAATCTGGCGGACAACGCCGCCACCCACAGCAAATCACGTGTCGTGCTCACCACCCGAGCCACCGACCGGCGAGCGCTTTTCATTGTCGATGACGACGGGCCCGGCATCCCGATCAGCGACCGCGCACGCGTATTCGAACGCTTCGTCAGGCTGCAAGACGACCGCTCCCGCAATTCCGGCGGTACCGGATTGGGACTGGCGATCGTTGCCCAGCTGGTCGCCGCCCACCACGGCTCGGTCACCATCGAGGATGGGCCGCACGGCGGAACCCGCGTCGTGGTCGAGCTCCCCATCGACCAACACCCCACATAG
- a CDS encoding GOLPH3/VPS74 family protein — translation MATTADPSHRRRTALIAEDLLWLLLDDESGDMLIDRISISGVLAGALLVELTLPTPATSVPLVRISGAGELVKPGRLVCADTGGFPTDPILVDAMAAIEAVPCTPKQVIQKLERGLHKPLLARLSADERVYRNRSRLAGGIPWTSWPTLDQRGKDVLRRPLQRALLDGQPPDPRTAALIALLRIVHALPQQCPGWRRSIIEECADRLVAGCNPLVSSPVDAVQAAVCDTYAGAYLIL, via the coding sequence ATGGCAACCACTGCTGATCCCAGCCATCGGAGACGGACTGCACTGATCGCCGAGGACCTGTTGTGGCTGTTACTGGACGACGAGTCCGGTGACATGCTGATCGATCGGATCAGTATCTCCGGGGTCCTGGCCGGAGCGCTTCTGGTCGAGTTGACCTTGCCGACGCCGGCGACATCAGTTCCGCTGGTCCGAATCAGCGGGGCGGGTGAGCTGGTGAAACCGGGCAGATTGGTGTGTGCTGACACGGGCGGCTTCCCGACCGACCCGATCCTGGTCGATGCGATGGCTGCGATCGAGGCGGTACCGTGCACACCCAAGCAGGTGATCCAGAAGCTCGAGCGCGGCCTGCACAAGCCACTGCTGGCTCGCCTTTCCGCTGACGAGCGGGTGTATCGCAACAGGTCCCGACTGGCAGGGGGCATACCGTGGACGAGTTGGCCGACTCTCGACCAACGGGGCAAAGACGTGCTACGCAGGCCGCTGCAACGGGCGCTCCTGGACGGCCAGCCGCCCGATCCACGCACCGCTGCGCTGATCGCGTTGCTGCGCATCGTGCATGCACTGCCGCAGCAGTGCCCTGGATGGCGTCGCAGCATCATCGAGGAGTGCGCCGATCGACTCGTGGCCGGGTGCAACCCGCTTGTTTCTTCGCCCGTCGACGCGGTCCAAGCCGCAGTGTGCGACACCTACGCGGGGGCCTACCTGATCCTGTGA
- a CDS encoding alpha/beta fold hydrolase: MFGYSLGGGVALQVAARTPDLVNRLAITSAPYRSDGWMPETRAGIAAINPDAMRDSPMYQLYSSVASDPAGWNALATKTKQLLTPDCDWTAQLAIKTPALVMTTESDALYRDHATDMVSRLNTGKPGRARLEIVQGTTHYDIK; the protein is encoded by the coding sequence TTGTTCGGTTACTCACTCGGCGGCGGCGTGGCCCTGCAGGTGGCCGCCCGGACACCGGACCTGGTCAATCGGCTGGCCATCACTTCGGCTCCCTACCGTTCCGACGGCTGGATGCCCGAGACCCGTGCGGGCATCGCCGCCATTAACCCCGATGCCATGCGCGACAGCCCTATGTACCAGCTCTACAGCAGCGTCGCATCAGACCCCGCCGGCTGGAACGCCCTTGCCACCAAAACCAAGCAGCTGCTCACCCCGGATTGCGACTGGACCGCGCAGCTGGCGATCAAAACGCCCGCCCTCGTCATGACCACCGAATCCGATGCCTTGTATCGAGACCACGCCACCGATATGGTCTCTCGGCTGAACACCGGAAAGCCCGGCCGCGCTCGACTCGAAATCGTTCAGGGCACAACACATTACGACATCAAATAA
- a CDS encoding AAA family ATPase, which produces MSGMPECGMATKPTLAVLSGPPGSGKTTLAHALARRIGCPATIRDEIKQGMVISGRGEPADGFDDLNLLTLDTFFAVLTTLICAGVTLVAEAAFQDKLWRPNVLPLNEIADIRIIHCTAPTALIHDRITDRVDTDNHRHAHDDTALVAAIAASTESPIESFNPISLDAPALTVDTSNGYRPGLDAIAQFVTQPNRRTPTHG; this is translated from the coding sequence ATGAGCGGGATGCCAGAATGCGGCATGGCGACCAAACCCACCTTGGCCGTGTTGAGCGGCCCACCAGGAAGCGGCAAGACGACCCTCGCGCATGCCCTCGCCCGCCGGATCGGCTGCCCGGCGACAATCCGCGACGAAATCAAACAGGGCATGGTGATCTCCGGCCGCGGCGAACCCGCCGATGGATTCGACGACCTCAACCTCCTGACACTGGACACGTTCTTCGCCGTCCTCACCACCCTGATCTGCGCCGGCGTCACGCTTGTCGCCGAAGCCGCATTCCAGGACAAGCTGTGGCGGCCGAACGTGCTACCCCTCAACGAGATCGCCGACATCCGCATCATTCACTGCACCGCACCAACAGCGCTGATCCACGACCGCATCACCGACCGTGTCGACACCGACAACCACCGCCACGCGCACGACGACACCGCCCTCGTCGCGGCGATTGCCGCCAGCACCGAATCGCCCATCGAATCCTTCAACCCGATCAGCCTCGACGCACCCGCACTGACCGTGGACACCAGTAACGGCTACCGACCTGGCCTCGACGCGATCGCGCAATTCGTCACGCAACCTAACCGACGCACCCCAACCCACGGCTGA
- a CDS encoding cytochrome P450 yields the protein MNTPPQLQARSCPVYHGSPTDSNDPRVPLHAPEFAADPHRAYREMRSQYGSLAPVELAPEVPATLVIGYNTAVRILNDPEHFPADPRTWQKNIPTDCPILPLLGWRPLASRSTGLDFARYRQASTASLDAIDLYALHDIVEDIAIPLVNTFCQDGKADLISQYVFPLVFQVVNTLLGCPPEIGQRVAAGTAAIVEGVDAENGNKILFEALLELVALKRTEPANDITTVLLQHPSELDEMEVVNHVAQVYGTGIEFLLNLIVNTLLVILTDDRFGGSVMGGNLSSREALDEVLFNDPPLANLLISYPRQPILVDDVWLPAHQPVVISMAACNNDPTIRTENQAGNRAHLAWGIGPHACPAQSSAYLIAQDAIDQLLDALPEMRPDLPTGEPVWRPGPFHRALTALPVAFPPCPPLNVHN from the coding sequence TTGAATACGCCGCCCCAGCTCCAAGCCCGATCCTGCCCGGTCTACCACGGCTCACCGACCGATTCCAACGACCCACGAGTGCCGCTGCACGCGCCGGAATTCGCCGCCGATCCACACCGCGCCTACCGCGAAATGCGCAGCCAATACGGCTCTTTGGCACCGGTGGAACTTGCGCCGGAGGTACCCGCCACCTTGGTGATCGGCTACAACACCGCAGTGCGAATCCTCAACGATCCCGAACACTTCCCCGCCGATCCCCGCACCTGGCAGAAAAACATCCCCACCGACTGCCCCATCCTCCCACTGCTGGGATGGCGACCACTCGCAAGCAGAAGCACCGGCCTCGACTTCGCACGCTACCGCCAGGCCAGTACCGCAAGCCTCGACGCGATAGACCTCTACGCGCTCCACGACATCGTGGAAGACATCGCCATCCCGCTGGTCAACACCTTCTGCCAAGACGGCAAAGCCGACCTGATCAGCCAATACGTTTTCCCGCTCGTGTTCCAGGTCGTCAACACATTGCTCGGCTGCCCCCCGGAAATAGGGCAGCGAGTCGCCGCCGGCACGGCCGCCATCGTCGAGGGAGTCGATGCCGAAAACGGCAACAAGATACTGTTCGAAGCACTACTGGAACTCGTAGCACTCAAACGAACCGAACCAGCAAACGACATCACCACCGTGCTACTACAACATCCATCCGAACTCGACGAAATGGAAGTCGTCAACCACGTAGCACAGGTCTACGGCACAGGGATCGAGTTCCTACTGAACCTGATCGTCAACACCCTACTGGTGATCCTCACCGACGACCGGTTCGGCGGCAGCGTCATGGGCGGAAACCTCTCCTCCCGCGAAGCCCTCGACGAAGTCTTGTTCAACGACCCACCACTGGCCAACCTCCTGATCAGCTACCCACGCCAACCGATCCTCGTCGACGACGTCTGGCTACCCGCCCATCAGCCGGTCGTCATCAGCATGGCCGCATGCAACAACGACCCCACCATCCGAACCGAAAACCAGGCAGGCAATCGCGCCCACCTGGCATGGGGCATCGGCCCACACGCCTGCCCCGCGCAATCCTCGGCCTACCTCATCGCGCAAGACGCCATCGACCAACTCCTCGATGCGCTACCCGAGATGCGACCAGACCTCCCGACCGGGGAACCAGTCTGGCGGCCAGGTCCCTTCCACCGCGCCTTGACCGCCCTACCGGTCGCCTTCCCGCCCTGCCCTCCGTTGAACGTGCACAACTGA
- a CDS encoding phosphotransferase, with amino-acid sequence MNHKLWLLGRVATVGGHVLLEKITRPKARSADDVPISGDAITVDWLTAVLCRDFPDAEVLSFSTSNGSHGTSTRVAIRVDYNEAGQQAGLPTELFAKTTTSLSQRILLGGAKMIDGETHFFMDLRPEVEMEAPIGYWGAFDPSSWRSIALMEDIAATRGAVFIEPNAPIARDQIEDLVRNLARLHGTFWKHPSIAVLKTPNDMLDAVRSAIDMKKRCEVGMERAKEVIPATLYGQSDRLWAGVERALDMATKDMAPTLLHGDPHIGQTYVTSDGRMGYADWQVVMQGGWAHDFAYTVNSGCEPEDRRAWDRELLEVYLDELGRAGGEVPSFDDAWLAYRQQSMFAYAAWAFTIGRAAYQPKMQTDETCLTLLKRIATALDDHDSLGALGI; translated from the coding sequence TTGAACCACAAGCTCTGGTTGCTCGGGCGGGTCGCCACAGTCGGTGGTCATGTGCTGCTAGAGAAGATCACCCGGCCGAAAGCGCGGAGCGCCGACGATGTCCCCATCTCCGGTGACGCGATCACCGTCGACTGGCTGACGGCTGTCCTGTGTCGCGACTTCCCCGATGCCGAGGTGCTCTCGTTCAGCACATCCAATGGCAGTCACGGCACGTCCACGCGGGTTGCGATTCGCGTCGACTACAACGAGGCGGGCCAGCAGGCCGGATTGCCTACCGAGCTGTTCGCGAAGACCACCACCTCCCTCAGCCAGCGCATATTGCTGGGCGGGGCGAAAATGATCGACGGCGAAACCCACTTCTTCATGGACTTGCGTCCCGAAGTCGAGATGGAGGCGCCGATCGGCTATTGGGGCGCCTTCGATCCGTCATCGTGGCGGTCCATTGCGCTCATGGAGGACATCGCCGCGACTCGTGGCGCGGTGTTCATCGAGCCGAATGCCCCGATCGCCCGCGACCAGATCGAAGATCTGGTGCGCAATCTCGCCCGACTACACGGCACCTTCTGGAAGCATCCGTCGATCGCGGTCCTCAAGACCCCGAACGATATGCTCGACGCCGTCCGCTCCGCGATCGATATGAAGAAACGCTGCGAAGTCGGCATGGAGCGGGCCAAAGAGGTTATCCCCGCGACGCTTTACGGTCAGAGCGACCGGTTGTGGGCCGGCGTCGAGCGCGCGCTCGATATGGCGACCAAGGACATGGCCCCGACCTTGCTGCACGGCGACCCACACATCGGACAGACCTACGTGACCAGCGACGGACGTATGGGGTACGCCGACTGGCAAGTCGTGATGCAGGGCGGCTGGGCGCATGACTTCGCGTATACCGTCAACTCGGGATGTGAGCCCGAAGACCGGCGCGCGTGGGACCGCGAACTGCTGGAGGTCTACTTGGACGAGCTAGGGCGCGCCGGCGGGGAGGTGCCGTCCTTCGACGATGCCTGGCTGGCCTATCGGCAGCAGTCCATGTTCGCCTACGCGGCCTGGGCATTCACCATCGGCCGAGCGGCATATCAACCCAAGATGCAAACGGACGAAACCTGTTTGACGTTGTTGAAGCGAATCGCCACCGCCCTGGACGATCACGATTCGCTGGGCGCCCTCGGCATCTGA